The following are encoded together in the Monodelphis domestica isolate mMonDom1 chromosome 5, mMonDom1.pri, whole genome shotgun sequence genome:
- the LRRC10 gene encoding leucine-rich repeat-containing protein 10, with protein MGAKETAVQRSLALLLWAAAARHAPGLTMGNTIRALIALVPTSGCQNYLLGELQEMPLDKMVDLSSSQLRRFPLRVCSFRELVKLYLSDNNLSSLPPELEQLQNLQILALDFNNFKALPRVVCTLRQLCILYLGNNKLRDLPPELSWLQNLRTLWLENNSLTQLPDVVCELSLLKTLHAGSNALRLLPRQLSRLQELRTIWLSGNLLSDFPAVLLHMPFLEVIDVDRNNISHFPSLLHLAGLKLVIYDHNPCRNAPKVAKGVRRVGRWAEETPEPDPRKARRLRMAKEEEAEEAQAAAPPAPPPLPPPAGEDP; from the coding sequence ATGGGAGCGAAGGAGACAGCAGTGCAGCGCTCCCTAGCCCTGCTTCTGTGGGCGGCGGCTGCTCGCCATGCCCCCGGCCTCACGATGGGCAACACCATCCGGGCCCTCATCGCCTTGGTCCCCACCAGCGGCTGCCAGAACTACCTGCTCGGAGAGCTCCAGGAGATGCCCTTGGACAAGATGGTGGACCTGAGCAGCAGCCAGCTGCGCCGGTTCCCCTTACGCGTGTGCTCTTTCCGGGAGCTGGTCAAGCTCTACCTGAGCGACAACAACCTGAGCAGCCTGCCCCCGGAGCTGGAGCAGCTGCAGAACCTGCAGATCCTGGCCCTGGACTTCAACAACTTCAAGGCTCTGCCCCGCGTCGTGTGCACCCTGAGGCAGCTCTGCATCCTCTACCTGGGCAACAACAAGCTGCGCGACCTGCCCCCCGAGCTCAGCTGGCTGCAGAACCTCCGCACCCTGTGGCTGGAGAACAACTCTCTCACCCAGCTGCCCGACGTGGTCTGCGAGCTGAGCCTCCTCAAGACCCTGCACGCGGGCTCCAACGCCCTCCGCCTCCTCCCCAGGCAGCTGAGCCGCTTGCAGGAGCTTAGGACCATCTGGCTGTCGGGCAACCTGCTGAGCGATTTCCCGGCCGTGCTCCTCCACATGCCCTTTCTCGAGGTGATCGACGTGGATCGCAACAACATCTCCCACTTCCCCAGCCTGCTCCACCTGGCAGGCCTCAAGCTGGTCATCTACGACCACAACCCCTGCAGGAATGCCCCCAAGGTGGCCAAGGGGGTGCGGCGCGTGGGCCGCTGGGCTGAGGAAACGCCCGAGCCAGACCCCAGGAAAGCCAGGCGGCTCCGGATGGCCAAGGAGGAGGAGGCTGAGGAGGCGCAGGCAGCCGCTCCCCCTGCCCCTCCTCCTCTACCTCCGCCCGCCGGAGAGGACCCTTGA